GCCATCAACACAGATCCTCAGCACCAGGAGAACCAGACAAGTCCTCGGCACAGACCCCAACGGCCAGCTTCGTCTTCATATTGGCGTGATGAATCTATGGCCTGTTGCAGTTGCAGTTGGGTTCAGTTGTTACCAAGGTAAATttgagattagtttgagcaaactctgttTTTTCGGGCTCAAGTAGGCGGAttggtttttatcagtgttcatcaccatggtaactgacactacacagctaacctgctctggagcaggttttattctgggtttgagaTCGCAAACCCTGTCTGGACTAATCAGCTGTaagtaaagatgcaataaagccactGTATCTCTCGTTCaaaattaaagcagtttataatgaaaaaacatttgaaataaattgtgcatcttttggtgctaatcatttattatatttatattatattacttataatcactttgaattcatataatatgttcatataaaaattatattaattgacaagtagccaaattcagtgccttgcgaaagtattcggcccccttgaactttgcgaccttttgccacatttcaggcttcaaacataatgatataaaattgtaattttttgtgaagaatcaacaacaagtgggacacaatcatgaagtttaacgaaatttattggatatttcaagcttttttaacaaatgaaaaactgaaaaattgggcgtgcaaaattattcagccCCTTTACtatcagtgcagcaaactctctccagaagttcagtgaggatctctgaatgatccaatgttaacctaaatgactaatgatgataaatagaatccacctgtgtgtaatcaagtcttcgtataaatgcacctgtaCTGTActgtctcagaggtccgtttaaagcgcatcatgaagaacaaggaacacaccaggcaggtccgagatactgttgtggagaagttttggatggatttggatacaaaaatatttcccaagctttaaacatcccaaggagcactgtgcaagcgatgatattgaaatggaaggagtatcagaccactgcaaatatACCAatacctggccgtccctctaaactttcagctcatacaaggagaagactgatcagagatgcagccaagagacccatgatcactctggatgaactgcagagatctacagctgaggtgggagactctgtccataggacaacaatcagtcgtatactgcacaaatctgccctttatggaagagtggaaagaagaaagccatttcttaaagatatccaaaaaaaaagtgtcgtttaaagtttgccacaagccatctgggagacacaccaaacatgtggaaggaggtgctctggtcagatgaaaccaaaattgaactttttggccacaatacaaaacgttatgttttagcgtaaaagcaacacagctcatcaccctgaccacaccatccccactgtcaaacatggtgggcAGCATCATGGTTGGGGCCTGCTTTTCTTTAGCAGGGACaaggaagatggttaaaattgatgggaagatggatggagccaaatacaggaccattctggaagaaaacctgatggagtctgcaaaagacctgagactgggacggagatttgtcttccaacaagacaatgatccaaaacataaagcaaaatctacaatggaatggttcaaaaataaacatatccatgTGTTAAAATGGCCacgtcaaagtccagacctgaatccaatcgaaaatctgtggaaagaactgctgttcacaaacgctctccatccaacctcactgagctcgagctgttctgcaaggaggaatgggcaaaaatttcagtctctcgatgtgcaaaactgatagagacataccccaagcgacttacagctgtcatcgcagcaaaaggtggtgctacaaagtattaacttaagggggccgaatcattttgcacgcccaatttttcagtttttgatttgttaaaaaagtttgaaattaccaataaatttcattccacttcatgattgtgtcccacttgttaattcttcacaaaaaattacaattttatatcattatgtttgaagcctgaaatgtggcaaaaggttgcaaagttcaagggggccgaatactttcacaaggcactgtagtaatataaatataatacatgcattcataattattttaaacactgtgtattcatttgagttctttgtgaacctataataattaggcatatttctttgattcacatcatgcGTTGATATTGTCAGATATTCTTTCAGCTGCCTTCCCATACTCTCGCCTcagcagcagtgtttattcctgccttgtaaacacatttaatttcataatagttttcaaaacgatctctcaaatcttcagaagagaagtaaGTTAAATGGACacagtgattggctgtttgccgcgcgtcacactttcaggtgcatGCGCTTTAGAATTGATCGcaaactctggattaaacctgagttgacagagaaagtttataccCAGCTTTGAGAAAgagttgaacttgatctaaaccagttTGGATTTATCAACTCTTGAAACTCcgagtttgttcagctagccTCATGCAACAGTCCTCTGAGCTTAAAGTAGAATAAAATACTTTGAATTATACCAATCCACAATCTGTTTTCTGACTTGTGATGCAGCCTGGAAATAAATCACACCGTGTTCATTCGTTGGCCCCCTGACTGAACCTGGTTTCAACCCAAGCTTTTTCTTCTCAATTTAGTCACCTGGTGGAGTTTGGTTTCCTGCCACTCTTGCCTCTGTCTTGCTTTGTTGGGGACacttaatattcaacaatattattTGTTTGACTAAACTCGCACAAACAGATGAGAACTGAACCGAGCTGgacgatgacatcactgttttctgtaGAGTTGCTTTATACCCGTTTTATATTACGTAAGTGTAAATCATTTTGAACGtttgttaaatgtattattcatTTCTATATATTTGTAAAACAATGAGGGGGGAAATTAcagagtgcacctttaaatattacTCTAATTATATgagtaatattatatattacaaaatattattaaacatttcctACCAAACTAAGGACTTACTTTGATCGATTGGGATGAGTTCATCTGAAGACATTCCAGGTGCGACTATGTTGGGATGCACAACCACAACATTAAATGGTAGGCTGCTAGGCAACCCACCATTTTGATGGTCACAACTGGCCTCTGAGTCGTCATCTTCCCTGGGGAAACCATCCTCTGAGACCCCGCCTCCAAAGGGACCCTCTGGAGACTCCACTTTGATGTGCATGGGAGGTGAGTGCTCATACAGCAACCCTCCCTCCTCGTAGTATTCAGTCATGGATATGTTGTGTATTACAGACACACCAATTTGACTGGTGGACAGCGTGCCATTTAGAAGGAGGGTAAAAAGCCACCATGCTCTTCCATGGCAAGGCATTCATTGCTTCATTGTAATGTCTAACAAGGGCAGCCTTAATAATGGGCTCAGTAATACACAACTACAGAAAATAGATACTAGCTACGGGACGGCAATAGGTTAACGTATCATTTTATAAAGAAATTTTGCATTCACACTATTTCTGCGCAATTATTGCGTAATTTTGTTCTCTGGATATTGTATCTCTAAAACAAAAACCTGTGGCTTTCGTCCAAAAGCGAAAATCGGAGATTTTCTTCAGATATTCTGTTATGTTTGACATTATGTATTTGTATAATGAATTACATGCacgtatctgagagctctcctAATGGACAACAATCTGGCAAAGACGAGGAAAAGTCCGAGGCTACAGAGGAGCGGgcgagaaaaacaaaacaaagaatgCATGGATAATATAGTTGGATTCACATTTAactaattgtttaattaagggaaTATCTTAAATGTAAAGCCCAAAATTACCTGTGTCGCAGCAATGCGCATATATTCTGCACCACATCCGCAATGGATGCGCATTCCGCATAAATTACGTTAGCCGCCACTAGCTCTTCTCAAGCAAATACAGCCTTTCGTGGAAAAGTCATATTTGCGACGTGCCGCATTACGAGACAGATTTAGTTTTTTGGGGGTAATCCTTACTCACACCGTCGGATTGTAATAAATGGCCAGAGAGTTTAAAACATAATGCTAAACCGATTAAAGTGCATAGATGCAAAGCTAACCTCTTAGAATCCTAAATGTACACAGAGCTCAGTCGTCGCAGGAATATGACATCACACAAAGCTTATCGTGTAGCTTTATCTGAAACTCtgaaacaaatattttatacattaaaACGGAGAAAGTATATTTAAACAAAGTCAGTTATAGACTTTTTATATgtgtatatactatatatagtaGTTACTATATAAGTTAggctaaattatattataataggctaatagTGGAAATAAAAGTAGCAGCTTTTTGCTGTCTAGATGAGAAACAGGAGAAAAATGCAAGCAGCTGCACTCGATTTGAGTAATATAGATGAAAAAGGAAAAATTGCTGAATACTGTTCCCAGCACATGGTAGAAGAGTAGCCTAACATGCAATGGCCTGGATAGCCCATATTATTGTCACTTGCTTTCACCGGAGTGCTCCATTGAACATATTTGATGATAGGCTATTTTTTTGGCTAAAATCTATCTTAATTATACTATACTGCTAGCTGACACTAGCTGACCTATGCAAATGGACTTTTGACTCAAAACCTTGTAGTCACAGATAGGATATCTCCTCCTGTGGCAATGTCCCATGTGACAGCTAGCCTGGTTTCCTAAAAGTGATATTGATGTAACCTAATGAGTAAAAgaagaattttttatttttattttttactcatTATAATAACAGGCAGTCAATAACAtatataaaacaacaacaataataatacaaaaatacatcTATTTAATcagataatatattttttaatcctTGATAGCCTTCATTTGCCATCTGTACTCTCCCACAAAAGCTAATGATTTATATGTGACTTCCCTGAAATTACCAATGGAGTCAAAAATCAGCCCAAGTTTCACCTAGCATCATGATAACTTTTTCTGTAAcaacaacaatatatatatttaaatgtacaacacacacacacacacacacacacacacacacacacacacacacacacacacacacacacacacacacacacacacaaaatatggTCATAGATTTATGATAGAGGGAGAGGTCATTTGGATTGGCTGTAAAACCagccatgtttaaaaaaatgttttttgatgaCACCATGCATAAAaggattaaaaaaaagcttAGATTTCTTATAGTCTGAGCTATTCGCTATCTGCTGTTCACAATTTTGCAATAAAATTATCATGTATTGTGcctgttaaataaaaaataaaataaataaaactgtctTACAATCAATAGGAGTGTAAAATCTATGATTAAATATCTCAAAATTCTTTGATACCAGATAAGAATTTCTGGTGACAAACACCTTGAATGGTTTAGAAGCCAATGTGTTGATTCAGTTGAACTTTTCCCATGTCATGTTTATTTAAAGTCACTGGTTTGTACAAATGTTGTAATATTTCGGAAAACAAAATTACCATCAGACAAgatttcagcttttttttttttttatattgttataGAAAATAATATAGTTACAAGGGGAAAGTAATCAGTgcccatttttaattaaatgttaatttttccACTGCAGTCTTAAATAAAGTCTGTGTGTTGTCCACTGAGACAGAGAGATTTTACAGATGTTTAATAAGATTTGACAGATTTCACAGATGTTTAATAAGATTTGACAGatttcacattttaaaaaaagattaaataaataataaaagagTTCTCTGTAAGTGAAACATCACAGACAGTAACACGAATCATTGTTTGCAGACAATTGCactatgcaatgcaatgtaatgTATTTCAATTTAGCAAATGAAAAAACGTAACATTAAGATATGTTAAATAACATCtatcattatatttaacattacAACATGGGCAATTTTAAACCCTTGGTTTTGTATGTTGGTTTCCAAAGATAAATAATATAACAACTTgactgtcaaataaaaagttatgattgatttatatataggcctataggctataataatataaaattattatatgtatgcatgttttttttctttgctcATCAGTAAAAATGTTCTTTTTCTTAAAGTAGCATGTATAACTCTTGACAAATGTGACAAACTCATTACCCTTTTAAATAACCACTGAAAATAATTCAATAGAAATATCAATTAATCGAGATTTGTGAATAGTGTTTATAACCATacaaaaagtgttttgcaataatGTGTGTTAGAAAGGGAATCTGCACATGTTGGAGTCACACACACTGGTTGCTATTTAAGGCTTACATAATGAACCAAAATGTATGTATGTCCTTGGAAATTATCTTGAGCTGTGGAGTAGACAGAGTATAAAAGGTGGGTCCAAAAAGCATGAGAACACCACTCAGAAGTCTCAACATGAAGGCTCTCATTCTTCTGGCTCTGTTCGCTGTGGCTTGTAAGTAAAAGGGCATGGAAATTGAGATTGGAATTAATAGCGATTTATTTAGGGTTTTCTAAACGGAAAcacataatgtaaaaaaaaaatgttttcatttattgcaatggattcatttattttatttgaatgttcattagttttggtaaaatgtttgtaacaataaaaCCTTGTTTTCCCAGATGCCGCTCCTctaaatgatgatgatgacaagaTCGTCGGCGGATTTGAGTGCACTAAGAATGGTGTTCAGTACCAGGTTTCCCTGAACAGTGGCTACCACTTTTGTGGCGGCTCTCTGATCAGCAACCTCTGGGTTGTGTCTGCTGCTCACTGCTACAAGTCGTAAGTGAAAGTCATGtgcataaaatatatataggGGAGACCAGACTGGAGCTTGTCACATGGAAAATTTGTCAAATTATCTTAGTAACTTTAAGACTTGAATCCAAAGTCCAACTGCAATACTTTGTCtttgaattaagatttttattgttatttctaATATATTGTGTAGGGAGTTCTAACAATTGagcttttttattaattattttgtgccttataattttttttttttactttttaaatttcACTGAaagcaattaaataaaaagcgTAATGGAAAAATCACACTTGCTATGCTGTTCAAAAgtctaaaataaattaatacttttattcagcaagtatgcattaaattgatcaaaagtgacagtaaagactttgataatgttacaaaatatttatattttaagtaaattctcttcttttaaaaaggttttaaattgttttaaaattgataataatatcaataataataatacatgtttcttgagcaccaaatcagcatattacaatattttctgaaggaccatgtgacactaatataaattatattttaaaatatattgaaatggaaaactgttttaaactgtaataatattttacagtagtactgttttttattttggatcaaataaatgcaaccttagTGAGCTTAAGATACTTCTTTCAAGAACATCTcactaaccccaaacttttgaatgggacAATATTATCCATTACTGGGAAATGTCTGACTGCATTACTCTAGTCAAAATTCTACCATATGAATCTATACAGAAATTccttttcaaaaataaatatttccttagcagaggtggacagtagtgaaatatttttactttccaagtaattttatttttcaagtatTGTacttcaagtcaagtcacctttatttatatagcgcctttttCAGTGCCAATTGTTTGAATGCACCTCCACAGTGTAATCAGgaagataatgcaacagaatttgatccggctgtacagccgctctggagaaaacagtaatgtaatccagctaatttcaattatcatatagtgtcaatgcaggcagatcggtaatatagttgaaatttaagtgtccccaactgaccAAGGAAAAAGCCAAAGGCGATGGTGGCAAgaaaccaaaactccttcagggccagaatggagaagaaaaccttgggagaaaccaagTTCAGTCGGGGTGGCAGTTCTACTCTGGCTGATGAACAAATATGATTATGATTCTGGCAAGattacaggtcagaagtcatTTTAGATCaatagatattcgtaagatTATTCCAAACAGTGCTCTTCTTtggaaaacaacaacttttatttatgaaatgtagtgcagtaaaaagtattacattatatattatgctttggaaagtattaaagtaaaagttttccaaaagaaaaacatacttgagaaatgtacttgagtagaaaggaaaaatactccactactgtccgcTTCTGCCTAAAAGAGAGGTAGGGCCTACATAAGTGACACATCATAAAAGAAATCACTTCAATTTCATTCAACAAAAACTAAGCGCATTTTCTCATgttcaataatttttttgtgtgtatatgtaaAGAGTTTAACATTGAATATTTATGTTCTCACTTGTTTGTGTCTATTCTCAGACGTGTCCAGGTGCGTCTGGGCGAGCACAACATTGATGCAAATGAGGGCACCGAGCAGTTCATTGACTCTACTAAGGTCATCAGACACCCCAGTTACAACAGCAATACTCTGGACAATGACGTCATGCTGATCAAGCTGAGCAAGGCTGCCTCTCTGAACAGCTACGTTCAGACCATTGCTCTGCCTTCAAGCTGTGCTTCATCTGGTACCAACTGCCTGATCTCTGGATGGGGAAACATGAGCGCCAGTGGAAGTGCGTGCCACTGAATAATATGGAAAAATACTTCATGCATAAATCATTAGGTCATCTTAAAATAACTTGATGTTTTTTTAGGCAACTACCCCAGTC
This DNA window, taken from Pseudorasbora parva isolate DD20220531a chromosome 7, ASM2467924v1, whole genome shotgun sequence, encodes the following:
- the prss1 gene encoding trypsin-1, with amino-acid sequence MRTPLRSLNMKALILLALFAVAYAAPLNDDDDKIVGGFECTKNGVQYQVSLNSGYHFCGGSLISNLWVVSAAHCYKSRVQVRLGEHNIDANEGTEQFIDSTKVIRHPSYNSNTLDNDVMLIKLSKAASLNSYVQTIALPSSCASSGTNCLISGWGNMSASGSNYPSRLMCLWAPILSDTTCRNAYPGQITSNMFCAGFMEGGKDSCQGDSGGPVVCNNQLQGIVSWGYGCAQRNKPGVYAKVCNFTTWIRNTMNSN